A single window of Granulicella mallensis MP5ACTX8 DNA harbors:
- a CDS encoding cytochrome P450 has protein sequence MNQQKPSPTIDTVSAFNPEFRNHPDQILDQIRSAHPVLHDESVDAIILTRAKDVAQVLNDRNIDCDPRKSSPGSRLRQVHRVDENFRPSLLRMDDPDHKRVRDLVSKAFNQASVDALRPKVEQIASDLLDSLQGRSSFDLIETFAEPFPMAVIAELLQVDTDKREDFLQWSKAMNQLFNPRPTPEQLASLKWGSASFHAYLKQIVDQRREHRGADLISSLITAHEGENTLTEWEIISTCELLLFAGNVTTTDLIGNGMFALLQHPEQMEKLRVNPALLPGAIEEMLRYDSPVTHVARVARDSPGIDGCPFHAGQTIYSLVNGANHDPALHLDAHAFDIERENKRHYSFGGGAHFCLGAPLARAEAQIAFSLLLKRFPSISLKPGAEPVRKITPSFRGLESLWLTVPSTEETRS, from the coding sequence TCCCCAACCATCGACACCGTGAGTGCTTTCAATCCAGAGTTTAGAAATCATCCGGATCAAATCCTGGATCAAATTCGATCCGCACACCCGGTCCTGCACGATGAATCCGTAGATGCCATTATCCTCACTCGGGCAAAGGATGTCGCACAGGTACTCAACGATCGAAACATCGATTGTGACCCGCGCAAATCCAGTCCCGGATCGCGACTTCGGCAAGTCCACCGCGTGGATGAGAACTTCAGACCGTCACTGCTTAGAATGGACGATCCTGATCACAAGCGCGTCCGCGATCTCGTCTCCAAAGCCTTCAATCAGGCCTCGGTAGATGCCCTCCGTCCAAAGGTCGAGCAAATCGCCTCCGATCTGCTTGACTCTCTTCAGGGCCGTTCCTCTTTTGACCTGATAGAAACCTTCGCCGAACCCTTTCCCATGGCGGTCATTGCCGAGCTCCTTCAGGTCGATACGGACAAACGCGAAGACTTCCTGCAATGGTCCAAAGCAATGAATCAACTCTTTAACCCCAGGCCCACCCCCGAGCAGTTAGCCTCACTCAAATGGGGATCGGCAAGCTTCCACGCCTACCTGAAACAGATCGTCGACCAGCGCAGGGAGCATCGTGGCGCCGATCTGATCAGTTCCCTGATCACCGCGCACGAGGGAGAAAATACACTCACGGAATGGGAGATCATCAGCACCTGCGAACTCCTGCTCTTCGCGGGCAACGTCACCACAACGGATCTTATCGGGAACGGAATGTTCGCCCTGCTCCAGCATCCTGAGCAGATGGAAAAGCTTCGGGTAAATCCAGCTCTGCTGCCCGGAGCAATCGAAGAGATGCTGCGCTACGACTCCCCGGTAACCCACGTGGCTCGAGTCGCCAGAGATTCACCAGGCATCGACGGGTGCCCATTCCACGCTGGTCAGACAATTTATTCCTTAGTGAACGGTGCGAATCACGATCCGGCCTTGCACCTTGATGCGCATGCGTTCGATATAGAACGCGAGAACAAGCGCCACTATTCGTTCGGAGGCGGCGCGCACTTCTGCCTGGGAGCTCCCCTCGCTCGTGCCGAAGCACAAATCGCATTTTCTCTTCTTCTAAAGCGTTTTCCCAGCATCTCACTGAAGCCCGGAGCAGAGCCTGTACGCAAGATAACCCCGTCTTTCAGAGGATTGGAATCGCTCTGGTTGACAGTACCCTCGACCGAAGAAACCCGCAGCTAG